The Desulfosporosinus acidiphilus SJ4 genome has a window encoding:
- a CDS encoding LCP family protein yields MQKGKFGLLVRVCKVYFLLFLFGIVLGAGFALGPVIFGQAKEPGSLRAAESKENVVSQGEESQGTDIEDNRDQADLSTKPEVKQTVPQMDSSISSSPLKDNRMTILLVGVDRRPNEKSISNTDTLIVASVDIQNGKVALISVPRDTQITIPGYGMSKINAAARLGHGLKTTSEIIEGLIGQRIEGYVLTNFNGFKEIIDTLGGVTINVEKNMYYVTGDKTDGLINLKKGTQHLNGSQALQYARYRQDALADISRTARQQAVLKAMEKEFLQVQTIPKLPRLIPQFMKSVETNLSLSQIWSLANVLFRIGTPEVASQTLPGDFLTENGISYWKIEPQRTRAVVRRLFEEGKTSSVFFK; encoded by the coding sequence GTGCAGAAAGGAAAATTCGGATTATTAGTCCGGGTCTGCAAAGTGTATTTCCTGCTTTTCCTGTTTGGTATAGTTCTCGGAGCCGGCTTTGCTTTAGGTCCGGTAATTTTCGGTCAAGCAAAGGAACCTGGATCTTTGCGAGCAGCTGAATCCAAAGAAAATGTGGTATCTCAAGGGGAAGAAAGTCAAGGCACTGATATTGAGGATAATCGTGACCAAGCGGATTTGTCCACTAAACCTGAAGTAAAACAAACGGTACCTCAAATGGATTCCTCAATATCATCTTCTCCCCTTAAAGATAACCGAATGACAATTCTTCTAGTGGGGGTGGATCGGAGACCTAATGAAAAATCCATAAGCAATACGGATACTCTTATTGTTGCCAGTGTTGATATTCAAAATGGGAAAGTTGCCCTAATTTCAGTACCACGTGATACTCAAATAACGATTCCCGGTTATGGTATGAGTAAAATTAACGCTGCCGCTCGACTGGGCCATGGACTTAAGACAACTTCTGAAATTATTGAAGGGCTCATAGGACAGCGAATTGAAGGGTATGTACTCACGAACTTTAATGGGTTTAAGGAAATTATTGATACTTTGGGAGGAGTAACCATCAACGTTGAAAAAAATATGTATTACGTTACCGGGGATAAAACAGATGGACTCATTAATTTAAAAAAAGGAACTCAGCACTTAAACGGATCACAGGCTTTGCAATATGCCAGGTACCGACAAGATGCCTTAGCCGATATTTCAAGGACCGCACGTCAGCAAGCCGTTTTAAAGGCGATGGAGAAGGAATTCCTGCAAGTACAAACGATTCCAAAGCTGCCAAGGTTAATTCCTCAGTTTATGAAATCCGTAGAGACGAATCTCTCCTTAAGCCAAATATGGTCCTTGGCTAATGTCTTATTCCGTATTGGGACTCCCGAAGTTGCATCGCAAACGCTGCCGGGTGATTTTCTGACGGAAAACGGTATTAGTTATTGGAAAATTGAACCGCAGAGGACCCGAGCAGTTGTTAGACGTTTATTTGAAGAGGGGAAGACTTCGTCTGTTTTTTTTAAATAA
- a CDS encoding acyl-CoA dehydratase activase: protein MLGNDNYYLGADVGSVSTNLVLLNQNNEVDLTLYLRTQGRPMQTIQEGIKILRSKIGKSTKIIGVGTTGSARQLAATLLGADVIKNEITAHAVAASRVDPSVQTILEIGGQDSKIIILRDGVVSDFAMNTVCAAGTGSFLDQQAARLGIPIEEFGKLALEAKNPVKIAGRCSVFAESDMIHKQQLGHALPDILAGLCQAMVRNYLNNVGKNKDIKGPVFFQGGVAANPGICKAFERELGLSVIVPEHFGVMGALGAAYLAQEKLKMNSETETRFRGLHLAETQFKAKSFECTGCANRCEVVEIQQEGLALARWGDRCGKWANALGKGIYRAKPPEEQQGA from the coding sequence TTGTTGGGGAACGATAACTATTATTTAGGGGCTGACGTTGGATCGGTTAGCACAAATTTGGTTTTGTTAAATCAAAATAATGAAGTGGATTTAACTCTTTATCTGAGAACTCAAGGAAGGCCAATGCAGACCATTCAAGAAGGGATTAAAATCTTAAGATCAAAGATTGGAAAATCAACAAAAATTATAGGTGTAGGAACCACTGGAAGTGCCCGTCAGCTGGCAGCAACGCTGCTTGGTGCCGATGTCATCAAGAATGAAATTACTGCTCACGCAGTTGCTGCTTCGAGAGTAGATCCTTCAGTTCAAACCATTCTTGAAATTGGTGGTCAGGATTCAAAGATCATTATTCTTCGCGATGGGGTTGTTTCTGATTTTGCTATGAATACGGTTTGTGCTGCAGGAACAGGCTCGTTCCTTGATCAACAAGCCGCCCGGCTTGGCATACCCATTGAGGAGTTTGGCAAACTAGCCCTGGAAGCTAAAAATCCGGTCAAGATTGCCGGGCGGTGTTCAGTCTTTGCAGAGTCCGACATGATCCATAAACAACAGTTGGGGCATGCCTTGCCGGATATCTTAGCAGGCCTTTGCCAGGCGATGGTCCGTAATTACTTAAATAATGTAGGTAAGAACAAGGACATAAAGGGACCTGTTTTTTTTCAAGGGGGTGTTGCGGCGAATCCAGGAATCTGTAAAGCCTTTGAAAGAGAGCTTGGGCTGTCTGTTATAGTCCCGGAACATTTTGGGGTCATGGGCGCTCTGGGAGCGGCATATCTAGCTCAAGAAAAGCTGAAGATGAACTCAGAAACAGAGACAAGGTTTCGGGGGTTACACTTGGCCGAAACCCAGTTCAAAGCTAAAAGCTTTGAATGTACAGGTTGCGCCAATCGTTGTGAAGTTGTGGAGATTCAGCAAGAAGGCTTAGCTTTGGCCCGCTGGGGGGATCGATGCGGAAAATGGGCTAATGCTCTTGGTAAGGGTATTTATAGGGCAAAACCTCCGGAGGAACAGCAAGGTGCATAA
- the spoIIAB gene encoding anti-sigma F factor: MKSNQLALTFSSIAENVGIARLLIASVGAQLDLPLNDIEELKVAVSEAVSNAIIHGYHNRSNHIVYLELEVTDSTLKIVVKDEGCGIPNVEQAMQPAFSTDPERMGLGFVFMQSFMDDLQVDSTVDIGTTVTMKKQLKQTSNASH; this comes from the coding sequence ATGAAATCAAATCAATTAGCCCTCACATTTTCAAGTATCGCCGAAAATGTTGGAATTGCGCGGTTGCTCATAGCTTCTGTCGGAGCCCAATTAGATCTGCCTCTTAATGATATCGAAGAACTTAAAGTCGCAGTTTCTGAGGCAGTTTCCAACGCCATCATCCACGGTTACCATAACCGCTCTAATCATATTGTTTATCTCGAGTTAGAAGTGACTGACAGTACCCTCAAAATTGTTGTAAAAGATGAAGGATGTGGTATTCCCAATGTTGAACAGGCTATGCAGCCCGCTTTTAGTACAGATCCGGAACGGATGGGTCTAGGCTTCGTCTTCATGCAATCGTTTATGGATGACCTTCAAGTCGACTCAACGGTTGACATTGGAACAACTGTAACCATGAAGAAGCAACTTAAACAAACGTCCAATGCTTCCCATTAG
- the spoVAD gene encoding stage V sporulation protein AD, with protein MDSKRAGNQTVVFGSPPVILASYSVVGPKEGQGPLGKTFNKIWKDQLNGEKSWELAESKMLQEALQGSIDEAGITKDRIDFMLAGDLLNQIVSSNFAARQIALPFIGVYGACSTMALSIALGSMLIDGGFAEYVLIGVSSHHDTAERQFRAPTEQGNQRAMSAQWTVTGAGSVLLGKQGVGPRVTAATIGRVIDYGETDANNMGSAMAPAVADTILNHFQDLKRTAQDYDHIASGDLGTVGIALAAEVLKQSGSDMGTVFTDCGIRIFDSTQDVHAGGSGCACSSVVFAGDLMQRLKAGELKRVMLVGSGALHSPTSALQGESIPGIGHAVVIEA; from the coding sequence ATGGATTCCAAAAGAGCGGGGAACCAAACCGTGGTGTTTGGCAGCCCTCCGGTTATTCTAGCGTCTTATTCGGTCGTTGGCCCGAAAGAAGGTCAAGGTCCTCTTGGCAAGACCTTTAATAAGATTTGGAAAGATCAATTGAATGGTGAAAAATCTTGGGAATTAGCGGAGAGCAAAATGCTCCAAGAAGCTTTGCAGGGAAGTATTGATGAAGCGGGTATTACCAAAGATCGGATTGATTTTATGTTAGCCGGTGACTTGCTGAATCAAATTGTTTCTTCGAATTTTGCTGCACGTCAGATTGCGTTGCCTTTTATTGGGGTCTATGGAGCATGTTCCACCATGGCTTTAAGCATAGCCTTGGGCAGTATGCTGATTGACGGCGGGTTTGCCGAATATGTGCTTATTGGAGTTTCCAGTCACCATGATACAGCTGAGAGACAATTTCGTGCCCCCACCGAACAGGGAAACCAAAGAGCGATGAGTGCTCAATGGACAGTCACCGGAGCCGGCAGTGTTCTCCTCGGTAAACAGGGAGTCGGACCAAGGGTTACTGCAGCAACCATAGGCAGGGTTATTGATTATGGAGAGACGGATGCCAATAATATGGGTTCAGCCATGGCACCGGCGGTGGCAGATACTATTCTTAATCATTTCCAAGATTTGAAGCGCACGGCTCAAGATTATGATCACATAGCTTCCGGGGATTTGGGAACCGTCGGCATAGCCCTAGCCGCTGAAGTTCTTAAACAAAGCGGTTCGGACATGGGAACTGTATTTACGGATTGCGGTATAAGAATATTTGATTCAACTCAGGATGTTCATGCAGGAGGCAGTGGGTGTGCTTGTTCTTCTGTCGTTTTTGCTGGGGACTTGATGCAGAGGCTGAAAGCCGGAGAGCTGAAACGAGTTATGCTGGTAGGAAGCGGTGCTTTACATAGTCCAACATCTGCCTTGCAAGGAGAATCTATTCCTGGTATCGGACATGCAGTTGTTATAGAAGCCTGA
- the spoVAC gene encoding stage V sporulation protein AC, protein MTNQSLREPTLSISPEDYKTLAKSYTPKPTIVKNILRAFFVGGVICAIGQVIINFFSLIGLTRAEASNASTATMIFFGALLTGLGVYDEIGKFGGAGSIVPVTGFANSIVSPAMEFKREGYVQGVGAKLFTVAGPVLVYGIAASIIIGVIAYFIH, encoded by the coding sequence GTGACGAATCAATCTCTCCGCGAACCTACGCTTTCGATTTCACCGGAAGACTATAAAACTCTAGCGAAAAGCTATACTCCCAAGCCAACTATTGTTAAGAATATCTTGCGGGCATTCTTTGTTGGCGGAGTAATTTGTGCTATAGGACAAGTCATTATTAATTTCTTTTCCCTTATTGGCTTAACCCGTGCAGAGGCTTCCAATGCATCTACTGCCACTATGATTTTTTTCGGGGCTCTGTTGACCGGTTTGGGGGTTTATGATGAGATTGGTAAATTTGGGGGAGCCGGCTCGATTGTTCCGGTGACTGGTTTTGCTAATTCTATTGTTTCACCGGCTATGGAATTCAAACGCGAAGGATATGTCCAGGGAGTTGGAGCGAAACTGTTTACAGTTGCCGGTCCCGTTCTCGTCTATGGTATTGCAGCCTCTATCATTATCGGAGTTATTGCTTATTTTATTCATTGA
- the spoIIAA gene encoding anti-sigma F factor antagonist, whose protein sequence is MNLEKKIERLTLFLRLDGELDMHTSDLVRQAIDKEIEKRGIRTVILNLQNVQFIDSSGLGVILGRYKKLLSLGGKLKISNVQPHVYKIMELSGLPKIINFYEDETHAYEEGRRA, encoded by the coding sequence TTGAACCTTGAGAAAAAGATAGAGCGCCTTACCCTGTTCTTACGCTTAGACGGAGAACTGGACATGCACACTTCAGATCTTGTAAGACAAGCTATCGACAAGGAAATTGAGAAAAGAGGCATTCGCACCGTAATTCTCAATCTCCAAAACGTTCAATTTATTGATAGTTCCGGATTAGGGGTTATTTTGGGGAGATATAAGAAATTACTCTCCTTAGGAGGAAAACTTAAAATCAGTAATGTTCAGCCCCATGTTTATAAAATTATGGAGTTGTCAGGATTACCCAAAATAATTAATTTTTACGAGGATGAAACTCATGCCTATGAGGAAGGAAGGAGAGCATAA
- the spoVAE gene encoding stage V sporulation protein AE, producing the protein MFNMILPAFFVGGLICVIGQLLMDLTKPSFTPAHVLVTFVTGGAILGALGIYEPLVKFAGAGATIPLSGFGYSLAKGAIEAVGKRGILGALSGGVEATAVGIAAAVFFGYLMSITFNPKG; encoded by the coding sequence ATGTTTAATATGATTTTACCTGCCTTTTTTGTCGGCGGCTTGATCTGTGTTATTGGCCAATTATTGATGGACTTGACGAAACCCTCTTTTACCCCAGCCCATGTATTAGTTACGTTTGTAACTGGAGGTGCCATCCTGGGAGCCTTGGGGATATATGAGCCTCTTGTTAAGTTTGCAGGAGCCGGCGCAACAATTCCATTATCTGGCTTTGGGTACAGTTTGGCTAAAGGCGCCATCGAGGCTGTAGGTAAAAGGGGGATATTAGGAGCTTTGTCAGGCGGGGTTGAGGCTACGGCAGTTGGTATTGCGGCCGCAGTGTTTTTTGGCTATTTAATGTCAATAACCTTTAACCCTAAAGGGTAA
- the sigF gene encoding RNA polymerase sporulation sigma factor SigF, with translation MIQRLTDMNLPHFPLLSDEEMMENLHAAKEGDIEARERLINCNLKLIFNLVQRFAHRGYELEDLFQIGTIGLIKAIDKFDFSYGVKFSTYAVPMIIGEIRRFLRDDHPLKVPRSYKELVYKVNRARDELSSKLGREATIGEIAANIGVDRDEIVAALEAIQSPTSIYDTLYQDDSDPIYVLDQLSAEKGTEPGWFDKIALNEVLDKLPEREKRVLLMRFFEDKTQSQIAEILNLSQVQISRIERAALLKIRELSKVDERSNQRSVPDSESDTSSKNEPH, from the coding sequence ATGATTCAACGACTAACGGATATGAATCTTCCTCACTTTCCGCTTCTCTCTGATGAAGAGATGATGGAAAATCTTCATGCTGCCAAGGAAGGAGACATAGAAGCCCGAGAGAGATTAATAAATTGCAACTTAAAACTTATTTTTAACCTAGTCCAGCGCTTTGCCCACAGAGGCTATGAACTGGAAGATCTCTTTCAGATAGGAACCATTGGGCTCATTAAAGCAATTGATAAATTTGACTTTTCCTATGGCGTAAAATTTTCAACCTATGCGGTGCCGATGATCATCGGAGAAATTCGACGTTTCCTTCGTGATGATCACCCTTTAAAGGTTCCACGCTCTTATAAAGAACTGGTATATAAAGTTAACCGCGCCAGAGATGAACTTTCTTCCAAATTAGGCCGCGAGGCGACTATCGGAGAAATTGCGGCTAATATTGGGGTTGATCGTGACGAGATCGTTGCCGCCCTGGAGGCCATTCAAAGCCCGACATCGATTTACGACACCCTCTACCAAGATGACTCCGATCCCATCTATGTGCTTGATCAACTCTCAGCCGAAAAAGGGACAGAGCCTGGCTGGTTTGATAAAATTGCTCTGAATGAAGTCTTGGATAAACTTCCTGAACGGGAAAAACGTGTTCTGTTAATGCGCTTTTTTGAAGATAAAACTCAAAGTCAAATTGCCGAAATTCTAAACCTCTCTCAAGTTCAGATATCCAGAATTGAGCGTGCAGCTCTCCTGAAAATTCGCGAATTATCCAAGGTCGATGAACGCTCAAATCAACGATCTGTTCCAGACTCTGAATCAGACACATCCTCTAAAAACGAACCCCATTAA
- a CDS encoding acyl-CoA dehydratase activase-related protein, whose protein sequence is MKIGFPRALFYYDYFPFWSGFFNHLDIELKISPSTHRQIMEDGLKRANDETCLPLKLLAGHIQALKDVDAIFLPRMVSGEENAYNCPKFLGIPETLLAAVPPGMPVLSAVINWRKGQRQVLKDLQILGVKLGKSRAEIHKAFLRGHECQQQYQESRGAGWNFEEKIKELESAGGGTLKKSNGNCMVIAANVPQTPSKPLRITLIGHSYLVQESYANLNLLQRLREKAEVSLIQHVEPKEAEAHLSGLRKKLFWSHAKQIYGAGNKFVEDPTIDGIIYLTCFGCGTDSMVQELLAQKVRKHHKPYMVITLDEHTGEAGLVTRLEAFLDMVERRKAREGYVSAYGKCLDSHSNTL, encoded by the coding sequence GTGAAAATAGGGTTTCCGCGTGCTCTTTTTTATTATGACTATTTCCCTTTTTGGTCCGGCTTTTTTAATCATCTCGACATCGAGCTGAAAATATCCCCTTCGACACATCGGCAGATTATGGAAGACGGCCTAAAAAGAGCCAACGATGAAACGTGCCTGCCGCTTAAACTTCTAGCCGGTCATATTCAGGCCTTAAAGGATGTTGACGCGATTTTTCTGCCCCGAATGGTCAGCGGGGAGGAAAATGCCTACAATTGTCCAAAGTTTCTTGGCATTCCGGAAACCCTTCTGGCTGCAGTTCCTCCGGGTATGCCCGTGCTCAGCGCAGTGATCAATTGGCGGAAAGGACAACGCCAGGTTCTCAAAGATCTTCAGATTTTGGGTGTTAAGCTGGGCAAGAGCCGGGCCGAAATTCATAAGGCTTTTTTAAGGGGACATGAGTGTCAGCAACAGTATCAGGAATCGCGGGGGGCAGGATGGAATTTTGAGGAGAAAATTAAGGAACTGGAATCTGCTGGGGGAGGAACGTTAAAAAAATCGAACGGCAATTGTATGGTTATCGCCGCAAACGTACCCCAGACGCCCTCAAAGCCCTTGAGAATTACTTTAATTGGCCATTCTTATCTTGTGCAAGAATCTTATGCCAACCTGAATCTTCTGCAGCGTCTTCGTGAGAAAGCAGAAGTAAGTTTGATTCAGCATGTTGAACCTAAAGAAGCCGAAGCTCATCTCTCAGGATTACGCAAGAAACTTTTCTGGAGTCATGCTAAACAAATTTATGGAGCAGGGAACAAGTTTGTCGAAGATCCAACGATTGATGGGATTATATACTTAACTTGTTTCGGCTGCGGCACGGATTCCATGGTGCAAGAATTATTGGCTCAAAAAGTTCGGAAGCATCATAAACCGTATATGGTAATAACCCTCGACGAACATACCGGCGAAGCAGGGTTGGTGACTCGCTTAGAGGCCTTTCTGGATATGGTTGAAAGGAGGAAAGCTCGTGAAGGTTACGTTTCCGCATATGGGAAATGCTTGGATAGCCATTCAAACACTCTTTGA
- the lysA gene encoding diaminopimelate decarboxylase produces MRLHGTQRINEQGHLEIGGCDTVNLAQEFGTPLYIMDEAHIREICRRYYQSFTQGLKNAEVIYASKAFSTMAMCRIINQEGLGLDVVSGGELYTALQADFPAERIYFHGNNKSAEELAMALKAGVGRIVVDNFYEMSLLNDLAQGMNQKANILLRVTPGIEAHTHEYIQTGQIDSKFGFTLSNGTADRALDLALSSANLVVKGVHAHIGSQIFELESFSHEVRVMIQYMADIYERTGSLLEELNLGGGFGIYYASGDEPAQIEDYAKIVRNALEDACEKHKFPIPKIIIEPGRSIVGTAGTTLYTIGSIKEIPGIRKYIAVDGGMADNPRPALYQARYEAVLANRAAEENAEEVSITGKCCESGDMLIWDINLPKVQSGDLLAVSCTGAYNYSMSSNYNRLPRPAAIFAEGGKADVIVKRENYSDLLRNDVLPERLAHLPMASR; encoded by the coding sequence ATGAGGCTGCACGGTACTCAGAGAATTAATGAACAAGGACATTTAGAGATTGGTGGGTGTGACACGGTAAATTTAGCTCAAGAATTTGGCACACCGCTTTATATTATGGACGAGGCCCATATTCGCGAAATATGCAGGCGATATTATCAATCGTTTACTCAAGGTTTGAAAAATGCAGAAGTAATCTATGCTTCCAAAGCTTTTTCCACCATGGCTATGTGCCGCATCATTAACCAAGAAGGATTAGGTTTGGATGTGGTTTCCGGCGGGGAACTGTATACGGCTCTGCAGGCGGACTTTCCCGCTGAACGTATTTATTTTCATGGCAACAACAAATCGGCGGAAGAATTGGCTATGGCTTTAAAAGCAGGTGTTGGGCGTATCGTCGTTGATAATTTTTATGAAATGAGTCTTCTTAACGATTTGGCTCAAGGAATGAATCAAAAGGCCAATATTCTTCTTCGGGTAACTCCGGGCATTGAAGCTCACACTCATGAGTACATTCAGACAGGGCAAATTGACTCAAAATTTGGCTTTACACTTTCTAATGGAACCGCTGACCGAGCTTTAGACTTAGCTTTATCCTCTGCAAACCTTGTGGTCAAAGGGGTACATGCTCATATTGGATCGCAAATCTTTGAGTTAGAGTCCTTCAGTCACGAGGTCCGGGTTATGATTCAGTACATGGCAGATATATATGAACGTACAGGTTCTCTTTTGGAAGAATTGAACTTAGGCGGAGGATTTGGAATTTACTATGCCTCAGGCGATGAACCTGCCCAAATTGAGGATTATGCCAAAATCGTTCGAAATGCTCTTGAGGATGCCTGTGAAAAGCATAAATTCCCGATTCCTAAAATTATTATTGAACCTGGACGCTCCATTGTGGGAACAGCAGGAACAACCCTTTATACCATTGGATCCATTAAAGAGATTCCTGGGATACGAAAATATATAGCCGTTGACGGCGGTATGGCGGATAATCCGCGCCCAGCCTTATACCAAGCTCGTTATGAAGCAGTTTTGGCAAATCGTGCCGCTGAAGAAAACGCTGAAGAAGTTTCCATCACAGGAAAGTGTTGTGAATCCGGGGATATGTTGATTTGGGATATTAATTTGCCGAAAGTCCAATCAGGTGACTTGCTGGCTGTATCTTGCACAGGAGCTTATAACTATTCTATGTCTTCCAATTATAATCGTCTTCCTCGGCCTGCCGCAATCTTTGCAGAAGGCGGCAAGGCTGATGTGATCGTTAAACGGGAAAATTATTCAGATTTATTGAGAAATGACGTTCTCCCTGAGCGCTTAGCTCACTTGCCCATGGCAAGCCGTTAA
- a CDS encoding acyl-CoA dehydratase activase-related protein — translation MKVTFPHMGNAWIAIQTLFESLNVEVVVPPPNSKQTLTLGAKLAPESACLPLKLNLGNYLEAARDGADTVVITGGIGPCRFGYYGEIERQILREAGYDFDVVTLEPPDGSLRGLAQRIRYLAGTKNSWASILKALRFAYLKCVALDQVEDLIHAARPRLSDPHNTERLYEEGKRRLAQAMTVQGIQDSVRWMHQCIRERQSDRNSPQEKSHKPLRVGIIGEIYTILDPYTSVGIEEELGRQGVEVDRSIYLSGWVGNHIFQGLASGYRSIRSYPNHAKPFLPHFVGGHGQETVGAAVKFAKEGFDGIIQLFPLSCMPEIVAASVLPRVQDAYNIPIMTLIVDEHTGHAGIQTRLEAFVDLLERPNNKYLSETTGEGVSVVGER, via the coding sequence GTGAAGGTTACGTTTCCGCATATGGGAAATGCTTGGATAGCCATTCAAACACTCTTTGAATCTCTCAATGTCGAAGTTGTTGTACCTCCCCCGAATAGTAAACAAACGTTAACATTAGGTGCGAAATTAGCACCTGAATCGGCATGTCTTCCACTTAAATTGAATCTGGGAAATTACCTTGAAGCAGCTCGGGATGGGGCGGATACGGTTGTTATCACCGGGGGGATAGGTCCTTGCCGTTTTGGCTATTATGGGGAGATTGAACGGCAAATTCTCAGAGAAGCTGGGTATGATTTTGATGTAGTGACCTTGGAACCCCCTGACGGAAGTTTAAGAGGTTTGGCTCAACGTATTCGCTATTTAGCTGGAACAAAAAATTCATGGGCCTCAATTCTCAAGGCGCTGCGTTTTGCTTACCTTAAATGTGTTGCCCTGGATCAGGTAGAAGATTTGATCCATGCCGCCAGACCCCGTCTGTCTGATCCTCATAATACGGAAAGGCTTTATGAGGAGGGCAAGAGGCGTTTGGCCCAGGCGATGACTGTGCAAGGGATACAGGATTCAGTGCGTTGGATGCACCAATGCATCAGAGAACGTCAATCGGACAGAAATAGTCCTCAAGAGAAATCTCACAAGCCTTTGCGTGTTGGGATTATCGGAGAAATTTACACCATCTTGGATCCCTATACCTCCGTGGGGATTGAAGAAGAACTGGGCCGTCAAGGGGTTGAAGTGGATCGTTCAATTTATCTTTCAGGCTGGGTGGGTAATCATATCTTTCAAGGGCTTGCTTCCGGTTATCGTTCAATCCGTTCTTACCCTAATCATGCTAAACCTTTTCTGCCCCACTTCGTGGGAGGACATGGTCAGGAAACGGTGGGGGCTGCAGTTAAATTTGCCAAGGAAGGTTTTGACGGGATAATTCAGCTTTTCCCGCTTTCTTGTATGCCGGAGATAGTGGCAGCCAGCGTCTTGCCTAGAGTCCAGGATGCCTATAATATCCCTATAATGACGCTCATTGTTGATGAACATACAGGGCATGCTGGAATACAAACACGTTTGGAGGCGTTCGTCGATTTATTAGAACGGCCGAATAATAAATACCTTTCAGAAACTACCGGAGAGGGTGTGTCTGTTGTTGGGGAACGATAA
- a CDS encoding spore germination protein gives MDNNSSEKNTPISKNYQENVDYINKELGIPDCFDAILREMSIGGKKVAIYSINGMVDTHVASYILDALIDLERSDLIVNALDKLVKGRIVNLQVTEVETMDKVFYFVLSGPMAIFVEGQEKAIIVDLRTYPSRQPQEPDIERVTRGSRDGFVETLVMNTALIRRRLRDPKLRMKLVQVGGRSKTDVCISYIEDITNPEMVKKIQEDLQAIKIDGIPMAEKSVEEFILGSKFWNPYPRVRYTERPDVAAIHLLEGHVIIIVDTSPSVIMAPATFWSHLQHAEEYRQEPIVGAYLRWIRFAGIFAALFLLPLWLGAALNPQLLPEGLRFIGVSKPAKIGLFPQVVLAEFGVDLLRMAAVHTPAPLATALGLIAAFMLGDIAVKVGMFSPEVILYVAVATVATFATPSFELGLANRLARLFIIVLTGLFNFWGFLVGMVLVLFLLWRTRSFGVPYLWPLLPFNLKAMGTVLVRSPVPIKNTRPSILKPQDPIRQPEGRNK, from the coding sequence ATGGATAACAACTCAAGTGAAAAAAACACACCCATCAGTAAAAATTATCAGGAGAATGTGGATTACATAAATAAGGAATTAGGAATTCCGGACTGTTTTGATGCCATTCTCCGGGAGATGTCTATTGGCGGCAAAAAGGTTGCCATCTATTCGATTAACGGAATGGTGGATACCCATGTAGCCAGTTATATCCTAGATGCCTTGATTGACTTGGAACGCTCCGACCTCATTGTCAATGCCTTGGACAAATTAGTTAAAGGACGCATTGTCAATCTACAGGTTACAGAAGTTGAGACCATGGACAAGGTGTTCTATTTTGTTTTATCCGGCCCTATGGCAATTTTTGTAGAGGGGCAAGAAAAGGCAATTATAGTAGATCTGCGGACTTATCCCTCCCGCCAACCCCAGGAACCTGATATTGAACGTGTTACCCGGGGATCTCGTGATGGATTTGTTGAAACCCTAGTCATGAATACTGCCCTAATTCGCAGGCGTTTGCGTGATCCCAAACTGCGCATGAAATTAGTTCAAGTCGGGGGCAGGTCTAAAACCGATGTGTGTATTTCCTATATTGAGGATATTACCAATCCGGAGATGGTTAAGAAAATCCAAGAAGATCTCCAGGCGATTAAAATTGATGGGATTCCTATGGCGGAAAAGAGCGTCGAAGAATTTATCCTTGGCAGCAAATTCTGGAATCCCTACCCCCGGGTAAGGTATACAGAACGTCCGGATGTGGCCGCCATTCATTTATTGGAAGGGCACGTAATTATTATTGTCGATACATCACCATCTGTCATTATGGCGCCGGCCACTTTCTGGAGTCACCTGCAGCATGCGGAAGAATACCGGCAGGAGCCTATTGTCGGTGCCTATCTGCGCTGGATACGTTTTGCAGGTATCTTTGCTGCTTTGTTTCTTCTTCCGCTTTGGCTGGGTGCTGCTCTCAATCCTCAGCTGCTGCCTGAAGGGCTTCGATTTATCGGAGTTTCTAAGCCGGCAAAAATTGGTCTATTTCCTCAAGTTGTCCTCGCAGAATTTGGAGTAGATCTTTTGCGGATGGCTGCTGTCCATACTCCGGCTCCCCTTGCAACGGCTTTAGGTTTAATTGCCGCTTTTATGCTGGGGGACATTGCTGTTAAAGTGGGGATGTTTTCGCCGGAAGTAATTCTTTATGTCGCTGTAGCGACCGTTGCTACCTTTGCCACTCCGAGTTTCGAGCTGGGTTTGGCCAATCGGTTGGCACGTTTATTTATTATTGTATTGACAGGACTCTTTAATTTTTGGGGATTTTTGGTTGGAATGGTCCTTGTCCTCTTTCTTCTCTGGAGAACCAGATCTTTCGGGGTTCCCTACCTTTGGCCTCTGCTGCCCTTTAATCTTAAAGCGATGGGGACAGTTTTGGTTCGGTCGCCGGTTCCCATTAAGAATACACGCCCAAGTATTTTAAAACCTCAGGATCCGATCAGACAACCGGAAGGTAGAAATAAATAG